In Cicer arietinum cultivar CDC Frontier isolate Library 1 chromosome 1, Cicar.CDCFrontier_v2.0, whole genome shotgun sequence, one DNA window encodes the following:
- the LOC101497236 gene encoding uncharacterized protein, translating into MKYVLVTGGVVSGLGKGVTASSIGLLLQACGLRVTSIKIDPYLNTDAGTMSPFEHGEVFVLDDGGEVDLDLGNYERFLDIKLTRDNNITTGKIYQSVIEKERRGDYLGKTVQVVPHITDAIQDWIERVAKIPVDGKEGPADVCVIELGGTIGDIESMPFIEALGQFSYRVGPGNFCLVHVSLVPILNVVGEQKTKPTQHSVRQLRGLGLFPNLLACRCSKELEANTKAKLAQFCHVPLSNVLTLHDVPNIWHIPLLLKDQKAHEAILKTLNLPGVATEPNLKEWTVRTKIYDKCHETVRIAMVGKYTGLSDAYVSVLKALLHASVAHNRKLIVDWVPAGDLEDDTYAEDPNAFRAAWSLLKGANGVLVPGGFGDRGVQGKMLAAKYAREHNVPYLGICLGMQIAVIEFARSVLGLHDATSTEFDPETKTPCVIFMPEGSKTHMGGTMRLGSRTTYFQVSDCKSAKLYGNASSIDERHRHRYEVNPDMVSQLESAGLSFVGKDETGSRMEIIELPSHPFFIGVQFHPEFKSRPGKPSPLFSGLIEAACEPKRTVMGTMPSNNHTKSIHGTYNGHSPIPKAHQNGNGFKSSNGSLNGIYTNANGVYVDGSC; encoded by the exons atgaagtaTGTGTTGGTGACTGGTGGTGTTGTTAGTGGACTTGGGAAAGGAGTCACTGCTAGTAGTATTGGACTCCTCCTTCAAGCTTGTGGTCTTCGAGTTACTTCTATCAAGATtg ATCCCTACCTGAACACTGATGCCGGGACAATGTCTCCTTTTGAACATGGAGAAGTGTTTGTTCTAGACGATGGCGGTGAG GTTGACCTTGATCTTGGAAACTATGAACGTTTCTTGGACATCAAATTAACCCGTGACAACAATATTACTACTGGAAAAATATATCAG tcTGTTATCGAGAAGGAAAGAAGAGGAGATTATCTTGGCAAGACTGTTCAG GTTGTTCCACATATTACAGATGCCATCCAAGATTGGATAGAGCGAGTAGCGAAGATACCAGTCGATGGAAAAGAAGGGCCTGCtgatgtttgtgtcattgagtTGGGTGGAACTATAG GGGATATTGAGTCTATGCCTTTTATTGAAGCACTTGGACAATTTTCATACCGTGTAG GTCCTGGCAACTTTTGTTTGGTTCATGTCAGCCTGGTTCCGATTCTCAATGTTGTTGGCGAACAG AAAACAAAGCCAACTCAGCACAGTGTTCGCCAACTTAGAGGATTAGGTTTATTCCCTAATCTTCTTGCTTGTCGCTGTTCAAAG GAACTTGAAGCCAATACAAAGGCAAAACTTGCTCAATTTTGTCATGTGCCG TTATCAAACGTACTTACTCTCCATGATGTTCCAAATATTTGGCACATTCCTTTGCTATTGAAA GACCAGAAGGCGCATGAGGCAATCCTGAAAACATTAAACCTGCCAGG TGTTGCTACAGAGCCTAATTTGAAGGAGTGGACCGTTAGGACAAAGATTTATGACAAATGTCATGAGACT GTTAGAATTGCTATGGTGGGAAAATACACTGGCCTTTCAGATGCATATGTTTCTGTTCTCAAG GCACTTCTGCATGCTTCTGTTGCTCACAATCGGAAACTTATTGTTGACTGGGTTCCAGCTGGAGATCTTGAAGATGATACCTACGCAGAG GATCCGAATGCTTTTAGAGCTGCTTGGAGTCTTTTGAAG GGTGCTAATGGAGTTCTAGTTCCAGGAGGTTTTGGCGATAGAGGAGTGCAAGGGAAAATGCTTGCTGCGAAGTATGCTCGGGAACATAATGTTCCGTATCTGGGGATTTGCTTGGGGATGCAAATTGCTGTTATTGAGTTTGCACGATCTGTTCTTGGTCTGCACGATGCTACTAGTACAGAATTTGATCCTGAAACCAAGACACCTTGTGTCATATTTATGCCAGAA GGTTCCAAGACACATATGGGCGGAACTATGCGTCTTGGTTCAAGGACAACTTACTTTCAAGTTTCTGATTGCAAATCTGCAAAATT GTATGGTAATGCAAGCTCCATTGATGAGCGACATCGGCATAGATATGAG GTTAATCCTGACATGGTGTCTCAGCTAGAGAGTGCTGGTCTATCTTTTGTTGGCAAAGATGAAACTGGAAGTCGCATGGAG ATAATTGAACTACCTAGCCATCCTTTTTTTATTGGCGTTCAGTTTCACCCTGAGTTCAAGTCCAGACCAGGAAAACCTTCTCCACTCTTCTCAG GATTAATAGAAGCAGCTTGTGAACCGAAAAGGACAGTTATGGGGACAATGCCGAGTAACAACCACACCAAGTCAATTCATGGAACATATAATGGACATTCGCCAATTCCGAAAGCACACCAAAATGGAAATGGCTTCAAATCATCCAATGGATCCTTAAATGGCATATACACCAATGCCAATGGTGTGTATGTGGATGGTAGTTGTTAG